A single region of the Gossypium arboreum isolate Shixiya-1 chromosome 12, ASM2569848v2, whole genome shotgun sequence genome encodes:
- the LOC108458706 gene encoding protein MICRORCHIDIA 4-like, whose protein sequence is MSSTVGMDHVRVHPKFLHSNATSHKWALGAFAELLDNALDEACNGATYVSIDMLQNKKDGSKMLVVEDNGGGMSPDKMRQCMSLGYSSKSKMANTIGQYGNGFKTSTMRLGADVIVFSQSLGTDGKSPTRSIGVLSYTFLTETGKEDIVVPIIDFEQKGRDWTKMTRCFEDDWNRNLETIIHWSPYTSEAHLLDQFNFLKDHGTRIIIYNLWEDDEGKLELDFDTDLHDIQIRGVNRDEKNIEMAKTFHNSRHFLTYRHSLRSYASILYLRLPTNFTMILRGKDIEHHNIVNDMMLTTRITYRPQIVSGKAPISSDMVATVTIGFAKDAQHHIDIQGFNVYHKNRLIKPFWRVWNVAGSSGRGVLGVLEANFVEPAHDKQGFERTVVLSRLEAKLVGIQKDYWFKNCHEVGYAPRRPTKSSISKAPNFVPCVGEKSSLHPTQKEQGSISKGWNMKSGIKEKSWVPNQNGCGTPNTMDKSSSHPNLYEQVFIGGSFRTQVDKMLEQRPLVDEANQDGSSKKGESHQHPTSKTMSQISHLKAADSNCDLENLILIKLEAENQDLRERLNEMNRDLQSEKQRCETLELQFKQEQQRSEGLEKEQTALVENFAEERSRLQKEENRLRKNLRNASTTIEDLLKKVKQLEKGGVATIKKED, encoded by the exons ATGTCTTCTACTG TTGGCATGGATCATGTTAGGGTCCATCCTAAGTTTCTACATTCAAATGCAACCAGCCATAAATGGGCTCTTGGAG CCTTTGCTGAGCTTTTGGACAATGCACTGGACGAG GCTTGCAATGGAGCTACATATGTTAGCATAGATATGTTGCAAAATAAAAAAGATGGCAGCAAGATGTTGGTAGTTGAAG ATAATGGTGGAGGGATGAGTCCGGATAAAATGAGGCAATGCATGTCTCTTGGATATTCTTCAAAAAGTAAAATGGCAAATACCATTGGTCAAT ACGGAAATGGTTTCAAGACAAGTACTATGAGGCTTGGCGCAGATGTTATTGTGTTTTCTCAAAGTCTTGGGACAGATGGAAAAAG CCCAACGAGGAGTATTGGAGTACTTTCCTACACATTTTTGACAGAAACCGGGAAGGAGGACATTGTAGTTCCAATA ATTGATTTTGAGCAAAAAGGACGGGATTGGACCAAGATGACTCGATGTTTTGAGGATGATTGGAACAGAAATTTGGAGACTATAATTCACTGGTCACCATACACGTCTGAAGCTCATCTACTTGACCAA TTCAATTTTCTTAAAGATCATGGTACGCGGATAATAATTTACAATCTGTGGGAGGATGACGAAGGAAAGCTGGAGCTAGATTTTGACACCGATCTCCAT GATATTCAAATTAGAGGAGTCAACCGTGATGAAAAGAACATAGAAATGGCAAAAACATTTCACAACTCCAGGCACTTTTTAACTTATCGACATTCTTTGAGG AGTTATGCATCAATCCTCTACCTCAGGCTTCCAACcaattttacaatgattttgcgTGGTAAAGACATTGAACATCATAACATTGTCAATGACATGATGCTCACTACAAGGATAACATACAGGCCTCAGATTGTTTCTGGAAAAGCACCCATAAGTTCTGAT ATGGTTGCAACTGTGACGATTGGGTTTGCGAAGGATGCACAACACCATATTGATATTCAAGGATTTAATGTGTACCACAAGAACCGACTTATCAAG CCATTTTGGAGGGTTTGGAATGTAGCTGGAAGTAGTGGCCGGGGAGTGCTTG GTGTGTTGGAGGCCAACTTTGTCGAACCAGCTCACGACAAACAGGGTTTTGAGCGAACTGTTGTGCTTTCAAGACTAGAGGCTAAACTTGTAGGAATTCAGAAGGACTATTG GTTTAAAAACTGCCATGAAGTTGGTTATGCACCCAGGAGGCCTACAAAGAGCTCTATCTCAAAAGCTCCGAATTTCGTTCCATGTGTTGGAGAGAAGTCTTCTTTACATCCAACTCAGAAAGAGCAGGGCTCCATAAGCAAGGGTTGGAACATGAAATCTGGTATTaaagagaaatcttgggttcccAATCAAAATGGATGTGGTACCCCTAACACTATGGATAAGTCTTCTTCACACCCAAATTTATATGAGCAAGTTTTTATTGGGGGAAGTTTTAGAACTCAAGTGGATAAAATGTTAGAACAAAGACCACTTGTAGATGAAGCAAATCAAGATGGAAGCTCTAAAAAGGGCGAATCTCATCAGCATCCCACATCGAAAACCATGTCACAAATTTCTCATTTGAAG GCAGCAGATAGCAACTGtgacttggagaatttgatttTAATCAAGTTGGAAGCAGAGAATCAGGACTTGAGGGAAAG ATTGAATGAAATGAACCGCGATTTACAGTCCGAAAAACAGAGATGCGAAACACTTGAATTGCAA TTTAAGCAAGAACAACAACGGAGTGAAGGGTTGGAGAAGGAGCAGACAGCTCTGGTTGAGAATTTTGCGGAAGAAAGGAGCAGGCTACAAAAGGAGGAAAatagattaaggaaaaatttaaGG